A genomic region of Sarcophilus harrisii chromosome 6, mSarHar1.11, whole genome shotgun sequence contains the following coding sequences:
- the ACCS gene encoding LOW QUALITY PROTEIN: 1-aminocyclopropane-1-carboxylate synthase-like protein 1 (The sequence of the model RefSeq protein was modified relative to this genomic sequence to represent the inferred CDS: deleted 1 base in 1 codon) has translation MGVGPPPARRRPHTQRAGWQEAGVLLPRGAGRFGPSWPGSPSPFPAAPLPGSTPAPSWGRHNTLEWDPHLSWEMFSILKQEDRQLAPSPALPLGTDHGEGLGRESSEKRDEEPADFYGLGDPAAKFSQISPYLSSRGSIIKCFRDAAEEGYKAYHLDEYDEDKNPNGIINLGTSENKLCFDLLSSRLNQRDMQHIEPPMLQYPDWKGHRWLRDEVAGFLTYYCKAPVPLKPENVVVVNGCASLFSALATVLCNPGEAFLISSPYYGAITQHVYLYGNVRLVYAHLDSRVTEMDGRPFQLTVRKLEIALQGAKSEGINVRGLILINPHNPLGDIYSQEQLQEYLDFAKRHELHVIVDEIYMLSVFDESAMFQSVLSMDRLPDPQKTHVIWGTSKDFGISGVRFATLYTENQDIANAVASLGCLHGVCGTTQYQMAQLLRDRDWINQVYLSENHSRLRAAHAYVTEELETLGVPFLRTKAGFFVWIDLRKYLHTDTFEEEFSLWRRFLDHKVLLSCGKAFECKEPGWFRLVFSDKIHRLRLGMQRIREVLGKEPQVAKTPSPASPWRRAFSRGEAASDSEPKNLVV, from the exons ATGGGAGTGGGCCCTCCTCCGGCCCGGCGCCGCCCCCACACTCAGCGGGCGGGTTGGCAGGAGGCCGGGGTGCTCCTCCCACGCGGGGCCGGGCGCTTCGGGCCCAGCTGGCCAggctctccttcccctttcccggCAGCTCCTCTTCCGGGCTCTACGCCTGCGCCGAGCTGGGGACGCCACAATACCCTGGAGTGGGACCCGCACCTGAGCTGGGAA ATGTTCAGCATTTTAAAGCAGGAGGACAGACAATTGGCCCCTTCCCCTGCTTTACCATTGGGCACTGACCATGGAGAGGGTCTGGGCAGGGAATCCTCTGAGAAGAGAGATGAGGAGCCTGCTGATTTCTATGGATTGGGTGATCCTGCTGCCAAGTTTTCCCAGATAAGTCCGTACCTCTCTTCTCGAGGAAGCATCATCAAATGTTTTCGGGATGCAGCCGAGGAAGGTTATAAGGCCTACCACTTGGATGAGTATGATGAAGACAAGAACCCTAAC GGAATCATTAACCTTGGGACCAGTGAAAACAAGCTCTGTTTTGACCTGCTGTCCAGCCGG CTGAATCAGAGGGACATGCAACACATTGAGCCTCCCATGCTGCAGTATCCCGACTGGAAAGGACACAGGTG GCTTCGGGATGAGGTGGCTGGGTTCCTGACCTACTACTGCAAGGCCCCTGTTCCGCTCAAGCCAGAGAAT GTGGTAGTGGTGAATGGTTGCGCCTCCCTCTTCTCTGCCTTGGCTACAGTCCTGTGTAATCCAGGGG AGGCTTTTCTGATCTCCAGCCCTTATTATGGGGCCATCACTCAACACGTATATCTCTATGGGAATGTTCGACTGGTTTATGCTCATCTGGATAGCAGG GTCACTGAGATGGACGGTCGCCCCTTCCAACTTACAGTCAGGAAGCTGGAGATAGCCCTTCAGGGAGCCAAGTCTGAG GGAATTAATGTCAGAGGTCTCATTCTCATCAACCCCCATAACCCTCTGGGAGACATCTACTCTCAGGAACAGCTGCAGGAGTACTTGGACTTTGCAAAGAG GCATGAGCTTCATGTGATAGTGGATGAGATATACATGTTGTCAGTTTTTGACGAGTCCGCCATGTTCCAAAGTGTCCTAAGCATGGACAG GCTTCCTGATCCCCAGAAGACCCATGTGATATGGGGGACCAGCAAG GACTTTGGGATCTCAGGCGTGCGCTTTGCCACCCTCTATACCGAGAATCAGGACATAGCCAATGCCGTGGCCTCCCTTGGTTGTCTGCATGGCGTCTGTGGTACTACCCAGTACCAGATGGCACAGCTGCTTCGGGACCGAG ATTGGATCAACCAGGTATACCTGTCCGAAAACCATTCCCGGCTTAGGGCTGCCCACGCCTACGTCACAGAGGAGCTGGAGACATTGGGCGTCCCCTTCCTCAGGACCAAAGCTGGTTTCTTTGTCTGGATAGACCTGAGAAAA TACTTGCATACAGATACCTTTGAGGAGGAGTTCTCCTTGTGGCGCCGTTTCCTGGACCACAAGGTACTTCTGTCCTGTGGAAAGGCCTTTGAGTGCAAGGAACCTGGCTGGTTCCGCCTGGTCTTCTCTGACAAGATTCACAGACTGCGGCTGG